The Syntrophales bacterium genome has a window encoding:
- a CDS encoding alpha/beta fold hydrolase produces the protein MKDNYTLLDKPEILVRLFYPRPEYPHLRPPEGSQSVSFTMSDGVALCGYFHIFSPQSPTVLFFHGNGEIAADYHDIALMFKQAGANLLVIDYRGYGRSGGLPSVSSMMRDSNDVFNQTLKFLEKQSFSRKIIVYGRSLGSISALEIASVHQEMVDALVVESGFAHFFSLLRVLGLGELEKKLGDPFKHTEKIALFKKPTLIIHAQYDHIIPFSEGETLFQASGALDKVLIKIMGANHNDIFFVGMGEYLRALTSLVEKISS, from the coding sequence GTGAAAGATAATTACACGCTACTTGATAAACCTGAGATTTTGGTCCGTTTATTCTATCCACGACCTGAATATCCTCATTTAAGACCACCAGAGGGAAGCCAGTCGGTATCGTTTACCATGTCTGACGGAGTCGCACTTTGTGGGTACTTTCATATATTTTCGCCTCAGAGTCCCACAGTGCTATTTTTCCATGGAAATGGTGAAATAGCCGCGGACTATCACGACATTGCTTTGATGTTCAAACAGGCAGGGGCAAATCTTTTAGTAATTGATTACAGAGGTTATGGCAGGTCAGGAGGATTGCCTAGTGTAAGTTCCATGATGCGGGATTCCAACGATGTGTTCAACCAAACATTGAAGTTTCTGGAAAAACAGAGTTTTTCCAGAAAGATAATTGTATACGGTAGATCACTGGGATCGATTTCTGCACTAGAAATCGCCTCTGTTCACCAAGAGATGGTTGATGCTCTTGTTGTTGAGAGTGGATTTGCCCATTTTTTTTCTCTACTTCGAGTTCTTGGTTTGGGAGAACTTGAAAAAAAACTGGGAGACCCATTCAAACACACCGAGAAAATCGCCCTATTTAAGAAGCCCACCCTGATAATTCACGCTCAGTACGATCATATTATACCTTTTTCGGAGGGTGAGACTCTGTTTCAAGCAAGTGGAGCACTAGACAAAGTACTGATTAAGATCATGGGTGCAAATCATAATGATATCTTTTTTGTCGGAATGGGGGAATATCTGAGAGCTTTGACATCTCTCGTTGAAAAAATAAGCAGTTGA
- the pgsA gene encoding CDP-diacylglycerol--glycerol-3-phosphate 3-phosphatidyltransferase, producing the protein MIDRLKNYFDSLPISPENRRILNLPNAITLFRLFIIPVLFLLLTSPDRITSLLIALAFVMVYLTDFLDGYVARYYNIVTPMGKLFDPIADKLVINTAMILMIPIERIPAWIVALIIIRDFAVDGIRSFAASEGVTIQASPLGKKKTLCQVVAVTALIIHYPVFGINAHVVGTVILYLALILSIYSGVDYMVKFWNSTLKVKR; encoded by the coding sequence ATGATTGATAGACTTAAAAACTATTTCGACAGTCTCCCCATAAGTCCTGAAAATAGAAGGATTTTGAATCTACCAAATGCGATAACACTTTTTAGACTTTTTATTATCCCTGTTCTTTTTTTGTTGCTTACTTCTCCGGATAGGATTACGAGTCTCCTCATAGCGCTGGCGTTTGTAATGGTTTACCTGACTGATTTTCTCGATGGGTACGTGGCCAGGTATTACAATATCGTGACCCCTATGGGTAAGTTGTTTGATCCCATAGCTGATAAGTTAGTTATAAATACCGCTATGATACTTATGATCCCAATAGAGCGAATCCCAGCTTGGATCGTCGCTCTCATAATAATTAGAGATTTTGCAGTTGATGGGATCCGTAGTTTTGCCGCTTCAGAAGGAGTGACAATTCAGGCAAGTCCGCTGGGTAAGAAAAAGACACTATGTCAGGTAGTTGCGGTAACAGCTTTAATAATACACTACCCCGTTTTTGGAATAAATGCCCATGTGGTTGGTACAGTAATTCTTTACCTCGCACTGATACTCAGCATTTACTCCGGTGTTGATTATATGGTTAAGTTTTGGAACAGTACGCTAAAAGTGAAACGTTAG
- the fsa gene encoding fructose-6-phosphate aldolase, with amino-acid sequence MKFFLDTANIEEIKEGLRLGLIDGVTTNPTLIAKEGKSFKDLIREILLLVEGPVSVEVISSDAEGMLEEGRELAKMGKQVVIKVPLTTEGLKATRLFAAEGIPVNQTLVFSPLQALLAAKAGAAYVSPFVGRMDDVGHRGMLIVEQTLEIFNSYGYNTEVIVSSVRHPQHVLEAALLGAHVATIPFKVLMQLANHPLTDKGIETFLTDWKRVPEK; translated from the coding sequence ATGAAATTCTTTCTCGACACAGCAAATATTGAAGAAATTAAGGAGGGGTTACGTCTTGGTCTCATTGATGGTGTGACAACCAATCCTACACTAATCGCCAAGGAAGGAAAGAGTTTTAAAGATCTCATCAGGGAAATTCTTCTTCTTGTTGAAGGACCGGTTAGTGTGGAGGTTATAAGTTCTGATGCGGAGGGTATGTTGGAAGAGGGTAGAGAATTGGCCAAAATGGGCAAGCAAGTGGTGATTAAAGTCCCACTAACGACGGAAGGTCTTAAGGCCACCCGCCTATTTGCTGCTGAAGGTATTCCTGTTAACCAAACCCTAGTGTTTTCACCACTACAGGCATTACTTGCAGCAAAAGCAGGAGCTGCTTACGTGAGTCCCTTTGTGGGTAGAATGGACGACGTAGGACATCGTGGTATGCTGATTGTAGAACAAACATTAGAGATTTTTAATAGTTACGGCTATAACACCGAAGTGATAGTTTCCAGCGTTCGTCATCCACAACATGTTTTGGAGGCAGCTCTACTGGGGGCTCATGTGGCAACAATTCCATTTAAAGTTCTCATGCAATTGGCAAATCATCCTCTGACAGATAAAGGTATAGAAACCTTTCTAACTGATTGGAAGCGTGTGCCAGAGAAGTGA
- the folK gene encoding 2-amino-4-hydroxy-6-hydroxymethyldihydropteridine diphosphokinase yields the protein MANDDSEIAFIGIGSNLGDPLAQCEQAVSTIRRVEEIRCLAQSSWYLTAPVGGVPQNDFINGVLKVSTTLKPIELLNMLKIIERSFGERTAIKWGPRYMDLDILFYGRAIIEEKQLVIPHPECHRRRFVLEPLCEIEPGLVHPVFGLTVKELLDQLGETQRVQRLGSCAVC from the coding sequence ATGGCAAACGATGATTCGGAAATTGCGTTTATAGGTATAGGGTCAAACTTGGGTGATCCGCTTGCGCAATGCGAACAGGCTGTTTCAACTATTAGGCGTGTTGAAGAGATTAGGTGTTTAGCCCAGTCATCATGGTATTTAACGGCGCCCGTAGGAGGTGTACCTCAAAACGATTTCATAAATGGAGTATTGAAAGTTTCAACTACTCTCAAACCTATAGAGCTACTTAACATGTTGAAAATAATCGAGAGATCGTTTGGTGAGAGAACGGCTATAAAATGGGGTCCGCGGTATATGGATCTGGACATCCTTTTTTATGGCAGGGCCATTATTGAAGAAAAACAACTAGTTATTCCTCACCCTGAATGCCACAGACGTAGATTTGTTTTGGAGCCTCTCTGTGAGATTGAGCCAGGACTGGTTCATCCTGTATTTGGTTTAACCGTAAAGGAGTTGCTTGACCAGCTTGGGGAGACCCAGAGAGTACAAAGACTGGGTTCTTGTGCAGTATGTTGA
- the dapB gene encoding 4-hydroxy-tetrahydrodipicolinate reductase: MIRAIVTGAGGRMGGRIISLIAASDDMKVAGAVERKDHHLVGKDVGEALGLGKMGVLVADDISKVIDDGDVVIDFTHHQASVYHMGVAAEKGKPIVIGTTGFTADEMEKIRKLSDSVPCVLSPNMSVGVNLLFKVLGEVASVLGDDYDVEIIEAHHNLKKDAPSGTAMRMAEIIAKSLSRDLETCAVYLRRGIIGERTKKEIGIQTIRGGDIVGEHTVMFVTNGERLEFTHRAHSRDNFARGALKAARWVVNQKNGLYDMQDVLGLRQR; the protein is encoded by the coding sequence ATGATCAGGGCCATTGTTACTGGTGCAGGTGGACGGATGGGGGGGAGGATAATTTCTCTCATTGCAGCGTCTGATGATATGAAGGTTGCCGGGGCGGTTGAAAGGAAAGACCATCATCTTGTGGGCAAAGACGTGGGTGAAGCGCTTGGTCTTGGTAAGATGGGTGTTTTGGTAGCGGACGACATCAGTAAAGTCATTGATGACGGAGATGTGGTCATAGATTTTACCCATCATCAGGCTTCAGTCTACCATATGGGGGTTGCTGCAGAGAAGGGGAAACCTATTGTTATAGGGACTACAGGATTCACCGCGGATGAAATGGAAAAAATAAGGAAGCTTTCGGATTCTGTTCCTTGTGTGCTTTCACCAAATATGAGTGTTGGGGTGAACTTGTTGTTTAAGGTACTAGGCGAGGTTGCAAGTGTACTTGGTGATGACTATGATGTGGAGATAATCGAAGCTCATCATAACCTCAAAAAGGATGCCCCCAGTGGTACGGCGATGCGAATGGCAGAGATCATTGCTAAAAGTCTGAGCAGAGATCTGGAGACATGCGCCGTGTATTTGCGTAGGGGTATTATCGGTGAGCGAACAAAGAAGGAAATTGGTATCCAGACCATCAGGGGAGGCGATATAGTTGGAGAGCACACCGTTATGTTTGTAACAAATGGTGAGAGATTGGAATTCACTCACAGGGCGCATAGTCGTGACAATTTTGCTCGTGGTGCACTAAAGGCGGCGCGCTGGGTTGTAAACCAGAAAAATGGCCTTTACGATATGCAGGATGTTTTAGGTTTGAGACAAAGGTAA
- the dapA gene encoding 4-hydroxy-tetrahydrodipicolinate synthase yields MFKGAIVAIVTPFKNGQIDEERLRELIEFQIENGTDGIVPCGTTGESSVLSHEEHDRVIEITVDAVKKRVPVIAGTGSNSTEEALRLTRHAYEVGADGALMVCPYYNRPTQEGLYQHYKYIAERVPIPIIIYNIPGRTGVNLLPETLARLAKIPNIVGTKEASGSLKQMHDIIALCGDKFSVLSGDDFFTFPLLCLGGHGVISVISNVAPADMAAMIDAFEAGDINKARELHYKMVPLIDMLFIETNPAPVKAALAMMGKIEYEIRLPLCKLSDANYDKLRQAMINYGLIK; encoded by the coding sequence ATGTTTAAAGGAGCTATTGTAGCTATTGTTACCCCTTTTAAAAATGGACAGATTGACGAAGAGAGATTGAGGGAACTCATCGAATTTCAGATCGAAAACGGTACGGACGGCATAGTTCCCTGTGGCACGACGGGAGAGTCCTCCGTGCTCTCCCACGAAGAACATGATAGGGTGATAGAAATTACCGTTGATGCTGTTAAGAAGAGAGTGCCAGTAATAGCGGGAACTGGTTCCAACAGCACTGAGGAGGCATTGAGACTTACGCGGCATGCCTATGAGGTAGGTGCTGATGGTGCGTTAATGGTGTGTCCTTATTACAACCGTCCTACACAGGAGGGACTTTATCAGCATTATAAGTATATTGCCGAACGTGTTCCTATACCGATAATTATATACAACATACCGGGTAGAACCGGCGTAAATCTACTACCTGAAACTCTCGCCCGTCTGGCGAAGATTCCCAACATAGTTGGAACGAAAGAAGCTTCAGGTTCGCTTAAACAGATGCATGACATAATTGCCCTCTGTGGGGATAAATTCTCTGTTCTTTCTGGTGATGACTTTTTCACGTTCCCCTTGCTGTGTCTGGGTGGCCACGGCGTAATATCTGTGATTTCTAACGTAGCGCCCGCAGATATGGCGGCTATGATTGATGCCTTTGAGGCAGGTGATATAAATAAGGCAAGAGAGTTGCATTACAAGATGGTGCCCCTCATTGATATGCTTTTCATAGAGACAAACCCTGCGCCTGTAAAGGCAGCATTGGCGATGATGGGTAAGATTGAGTACGAGATTCGCCTGCCACTTTGCAAACTCTCCGATGCGAACTATGATAAGTTGAGACAGGCGATGATCAATTATGGACTCATAAAATAG
- the lysA gene encoding diaminopimelate decarboxylase codes for MHDFKYVNGELYCEEVPVSRIATEIGTPFYLYSYQTLRNHFLVFDNAFRKIPHIVCFAAKANSNIAILRIFIKEGGGVDIVSGGELYRALQAGVDPKKVVYSGVGKRVDEIELALEKDILMFNVESFQELEVINDCAKRMGKKAGIALRINPDVDPETHPYISTGLKENKFGIDVVSSLKAYRKARKMANLDIIGVSCHIGSQLVKISPFVDALKKLKELILILKNEGFDIKFLDFGGGLGITYGDEKPPHPEEYAQAIIETAGDLPVTFIFEPGRVIVGNAGILVTRVLYTKEKEGKNFIIVDAGMNDLMRPSLYNAYHAIQPVVQKRRKSIVADIVGPICESADYLAKNRQIPRFDRDELMAIMSAGAYGFSMSSNYNSRPRIAEVLVSGRDFHVIRKRETYEDVVRGEIIPKFLGKD; via the coding sequence GTGCATGATTTCAAGTATGTAAACGGAGAGCTTTACTGTGAAGAGGTGCCAGTTTCGAGAATAGCAACCGAAATAGGAACACCTTTTTATCTTTACAGTTATCAAACCCTTAGAAATCATTTCCTCGTTTTTGACAACGCTTTCAGAAAAATACCCCATATTGTTTGTTTTGCTGCAAAGGCAAATTCAAACATCGCGATCCTCAGGATTTTCATTAAGGAGGGGGGTGGGGTAGACATTGTTTCGGGTGGTGAGCTTTATAGGGCGCTGCAGGCTGGTGTTGACCCGAAGAAGGTGGTTTACTCGGGAGTTGGCAAAAGAGTGGATGAGATTGAGTTAGCGTTAGAGAAAGATATTCTTATGTTCAATGTGGAATCTTTTCAAGAATTGGAAGTTATAAATGACTGTGCAAAGAGGATGGGGAAAAAAGCCGGAATTGCCCTTAGGATAAATCCCGACGTGGACCCTGAAACTCATCCCTATATATCCACGGGCCTCAAAGAGAACAAATTCGGCATTGATGTGGTTTCGTCTCTTAAAGCGTATAGAAAAGCTAGGAAAATGGCTAATTTAGACATAATAGGTGTTAGTTGTCACATCGGCTCTCAGTTGGTTAAGATATCTCCCTTTGTTGACGCTCTTAAAAAGTTGAAAGAGCTGATCTTGATTCTGAAAAACGAAGGATTTGACATAAAGTTCCTCGATTTTGGTGGTGGACTGGGTATAACCTACGGAGATGAGAAACCACCCCATCCTGAGGAGTACGCGCAAGCTATTATTGAAACTGCTGGTGATCTTCCTGTTACTTTTATCTTTGAACCTGGCAGGGTAATTGTGGGAAACGCGGGGATTCTTGTGACAAGGGTGCTGTATACGAAGGAGAAAGAGGGAAAGAATTTTATAATTGTCGATGCGGGTATGAATGACCTAATGCGCCCAAGTTTGTACAATGCCTATCATGCTATTCAGCCAGTGGTGCAAAAAAGGAGAAAGAGTATAGTTGCTGACATTGTTGGTCCTATTTGTGAATCGGCAGATTATCTAGCTAAGAACAGACAAATTCCTCGTTTTGATAGGGATGAACTCATGGCTATTATGAGCGCTGGGGCATACGGATTCTCGATGTCATCAAATTACAATTCTAGACCACGAATTGCAGAAGTGCTTGTTTCTGGTCGTGATTTTCACGTTATAAGGAAGAGGGAGACCTATGAGGACGTAGTGAGAGGGGAGATTATCCCTAAATTTCTAGGTAAAGATTGA
- the argH gene encoding argininosuccinate lyase: MAIDKPWGGRFTQRPQREVEIFTSSLSFDRRLYRQDILGSKAYAKMLCRVGLIDKNEMKIILSGLDSILEDIEVGKFNFDPGDEDIHMAVEKALIARIGEVGKKLHTGRSRNDQVALDLRLFVREEIDEIIVTLKDLRRTLIQLAKRELNTVMPGYTHLQRAQPVLFSHYLMAYDCMFARDLERLENCRERTNVLPLGSGAIAGSNLPLDRRYLAKILKFPEITKNSMDAVADRDFVVEFVFSCALIMMHLSRLCEDLIVWSTDEFKFVEFSDDYSTGSSMMPQKKNPDVAELIRGKTGRVYGNLVSLLVTLKGLPMTYNRDLQEDKEPLFDTVDTVKSSIKNAKGMLNGMKINRERMKEAAYGFTIATDIAEYLVMKGVPFRDAHRIVGEIVAYCLEKRKSLSELDLKEFKEFHNCFDEDALKNLSPDDSVRRKVTEGSTSPEEVRIYIEEQERKLFS; this comes from the coding sequence ATGGCGATAGATAAACCGTGGGGGGGAAGGTTTACTCAGAGACCGCAAAGGGAGGTTGAAATATTCACCTCTTCTTTAAGTTTTGACCGTCGACTCTACAGACAAGACATCCTCGGAAGTAAAGCGTACGCAAAGATGCTGTGTAGAGTGGGTTTAATAGACAAAAATGAAATGAAGATCATTCTCTCCGGGTTAGATTCCATTCTTGAAGATATTGAAGTGGGAAAATTCAACTTTGACCCAGGGGATGAAGATATACATATGGCTGTGGAGAAGGCGCTTATAGCTCGTATTGGTGAGGTCGGGAAAAAACTTCATACGGGGAGGAGTCGTAATGATCAGGTTGCCCTCGATTTGCGTTTGTTTGTTAGAGAAGAAATCGATGAGATCATTGTTACACTCAAAGATTTGAGGAGGACGCTCATTCAACTGGCTAAGAGAGAATTGAATACTGTTATGCCGGGATATACTCATTTGCAAAGGGCTCAACCTGTGCTTTTTAGCCACTATCTGATGGCTTATGATTGTATGTTTGCACGTGATCTTGAAAGGCTTGAGAATTGTAGAGAGAGGACTAATGTTCTACCACTGGGGTCGGGGGCTATAGCAGGATCAAATCTTCCCCTTGACAGGAGATACCTGGCGAAAATTCTAAAGTTTCCGGAAATCACAAAAAACAGCATGGATGCCGTAGCTGATCGTGACTTTGTGGTAGAGTTCGTATTCTCGTGTGCCTTGATCATGATGCATCTGAGTCGCCTTTGCGAGGATCTTATCGTCTGGTCAACTGATGAGTTCAAATTTGTTGAATTCTCTGACGACTATTCTACCGGTAGTAGCATGATGCCGCAGAAAAAAAACCCTGATGTGGCTGAGTTAATTCGTGGCAAGACGGGTAGGGTTTACGGAAATTTGGTGTCTTTACTTGTTACCCTAAAGGGTTTGCCAATGACGTACAATAGGGATCTGCAAGAGGATAAAGAACCACTTTTCGACACCGTAGATACAGTTAAATCTTCGATTAAAAACGCAAAAGGGATGCTAAACGGCATGAAGATAAACAGAGAAAGGATGAAAGAGGCTGCTTATGGTTTTACAATAGCTACGGACATTGCCGAATACCTCGTTATGAAGGGTGTGCCCTTTCGTGATGCCCATAGAATTGTTGGAGAAATAGTGGCTTACTGTCTGGAAAAAAGAAAGTCATTGTCAGAACTGGATTTGAAAGAATTTAAAGAATTCCATAACTGTTTTGATGAGGATGCTTTGAAAAATCTTTCTCCTGATGATTCAGTTAGGAGAAAGGTAACCGAGGGTTCAACATCCCCGGAAGAAGTGAGGATTTACATAGAAGAACAAGAGAGAAAGCTGTTTTCATGA
- a CDS encoding argininosuccinate synthase produces MKHEKMKVVLAYSGGLDTSVILRWLIEAYDCEVVAFVADVGQKEELNGIRERALATGASKVYIEDLREEFVRDYVFPAMRANAVYEGMYLLGTSLARPLIAKKQIEIAKMEGADAVCHGATGKGNDQVRFELTYIALAPQIKIIAAWKDPNWKFDSRQSLLEYAEKHGIAVPLVSREKPYSSDRNALHISHEGGILEDPWMEPPEDIYVLTVAPEKAPDKPTYLEIDFERGNPVAVNGQRLSPAELMDVLNGIAGENGVGRVDMVENRFVGMKSRGVYETPGGTVLWTAHRALESITLDREVMFLKDTLMPKYAQLVYYGFWFSPEMKVLQQFVDSTQENVTGTVRVKLYKGNCTVVGRKSPFSLYSEGVATFEKDSGIYDQRDASGFIKINALRLRIQALKAAGLL; encoded by the coding sequence ATGAAACATGAAAAGATGAAAGTGGTACTGGCATATTCTGGTGGCTTGGACACATCTGTCATTCTCAGGTGGCTTATAGAAGCTTACGACTGTGAAGTTGTTGCTTTTGTAGCGGATGTGGGACAGAAGGAAGAACTCAACGGGATAAGGGAAAGGGCCTTAGCCACAGGTGCTAGTAAAGTTTACATAGAGGATTTAAGGGAAGAGTTTGTCCGTGATTATGTATTTCCCGCCATGAGAGCAAATGCGGTATATGAAGGGATGTATCTACTAGGCACGTCTCTTGCCCGTCCTCTAATTGCTAAAAAGCAAATCGAGATAGCGAAGATGGAGGGGGCGGATGCTGTATGTCATGGGGCTACTGGAAAGGGTAACGACCAGGTGCGTTTTGAGCTGACGTACATAGCTTTAGCTCCACAGATTAAGATTATCGCTGCCTGGAAAGATCCAAATTGGAAGTTTGACTCCAGACAATCTCTACTGGAGTACGCAGAGAAACACGGTATAGCTGTACCCCTTGTAAGCAGAGAGAAACCTTACAGTAGTGACAGAAATGCCCTTCATATATCTCATGAGGGTGGTATTTTAGAAGATCCCTGGATGGAGCCTCCTGAAGACATTTATGTGCTAACTGTGGCACCGGAAAAGGCACCTGATAAGCCTACTTATTTGGAAATTGATTTTGAAAGGGGAAATCCTGTAGCCGTAAACGGACAAAGATTGTCCCCGGCAGAACTGATGGATGTCCTTAACGGTATAGCTGGTGAAAACGGTGTGGGTCGAGTTGACATGGTGGAGAATAGATTTGTTGGTATGAAATCCCGGGGTGTATATGAAACACCAGGCGGAACGGTGCTGTGGACTGCACATAGGGCTCTGGAATCGATCACACTTGATAGAGAGGTAATGTTTTTAAAAGATACGCTGATGCCAAAATACGCACAGCTTGTTTATTATGGTTTCTGGTTTTCCCCTGAAATGAAAGTTTTGCAACAATTCGTAGACTCAACTCAGGAGAACGTTACCGGGACTGTTAGGGTTAAGCTGTACAAAGGTAACTGTACAGTTGTTGGTAGGAAGTCGCCTTTTTCGCTCTACAGTGAGGGTGTGGCTACCTTTGAAAAAGATTCAGGAATTTATGACCAGAGAGATGCTTCTGGGTTTATTAAAATAAACGCTTTGCGGCTGCGTATACAGGCTTTGAAAGCGGCGGGTTTGTTGTAA
- the argF gene encoding ornithine carbamoyltransferase yields MKHLLSERDLNRAQFDYLVERARTLKKWFREKREYKPLKGKVLGMIFEKASTRTRLSFEVAMIQMGGNAIYMNSRDTQMGRGESIADTARVMSRYLDAIMIRTFAQEIIEEFARHATIPVINGLTDLLHPCQVLSDVFTIVEKKGSYEKLKLAFIGDGNNVANSWLNVATILPIHVRIACPQGYEPDQEIFRRAQREAIEGIVLCRDPKEAVQDVDVIYTDVWTSMGKEEEYEKRIQVFQSYQVNSKLLTYASRDVMIMHCLPAHRGEEITSDVLDGRHSVVLDQAENRLHMQKAILEMLLTEDNL; encoded by the coding sequence ATGAAACATCTTTTGAGTGAGCGAGATTTAAATCGAGCCCAATTTGATTATCTTGTGGAGAGGGCTAGAACGCTTAAGAAGTGGTTTCGAGAAAAGAGGGAGTATAAGCCCTTAAAGGGAAAAGTTTTGGGTATGATATTCGAAAAGGCATCCACAAGAACGAGATTGTCTTTTGAGGTTGCTATGATTCAAATGGGTGGAAATGCCATTTATATGAACAGTCGAGATACTCAGATGGGAAGGGGGGAGAGTATAGCTGATACTGCGCGGGTAATGTCGCGCTACTTGGATGCCATTATGATAAGAACATTTGCTCAGGAGATTATAGAGGAATTCGCAAGACATGCAACCATACCCGTTATCAACGGTTTGACAGATCTTTTGCATCCCTGTCAGGTGTTAAGTGATGTATTTACTATTGTTGAAAAAAAGGGTTCATATGAAAAGTTGAAGTTGGCCTTTATCGGGGATGGTAACAATGTGGCAAACTCTTGGTTAAATGTAGCAACGATATTGCCCATTCATGTTCGGATTGCGTGTCCCCAAGGGTATGAACCTGATCAAGAAATTTTTCGAAGGGCCCAACGTGAAGCTATAGAGGGTATAGTCCTTTGTAGAGATCCTAAAGAAGCTGTTCAGGATGTTGATGTAATTTATACTGATGTTTGGACGAGTATGGGTAAAGAGGAAGAATATGAAAAACGAATACAGGTTTTTCAGTCGTACCAGGTTAATTCTAAGTTGCTAACATACGCCTCTCGGGATGTTATGATCATGCACTGTTTACCCGCTCATAGAGGCGAAGAAATAACCTCCGATGTTCTTGATGGTAGACATTCCGTGGTGCTTGATCAGGCCGAGAATCGCCTGCATATGCAGAAGGCTATTCTGGAAATGCTTCTGACGGAGGACAATTTATGA